One window of Myxococcales bacterium genomic DNA carries:
- a CDS encoding molybdopterin molybdotransferase MoeA, translating to MLSFDEARHRVLLGVAPLGTETVSLRDALGRVLAETLHATAPMPAFDYSAMDGYAVFAADFVGAGPWQLSIEGESRTGRIAPAFSVGTACRIFTGAPLPAGADSVVMQENVVCEGAHARFVERPVAGAHVRRAGEDLALGSEALEQGTRLGPAQIGLAAALDRPVLSVFRRPRVNILCTGDELRAPGENARPGSIPESNGYALRAHVTALGGDAVLLPYVADEQAATERAVREGLASSDLLLTVGGVSVGDHDLVRPALEAAGAALDFWKVKIRPGKPLVFGSAGATRILGLPGNPVSAQVTFTLFGAPLVRKLSGDRRPLPTLRRARLTTPAPQKPGRLSFVRATLDGDRVTLLGNQASGAPTSFAWANCLVLIPAESSGFEAGEEVDVLALVDV from the coding sequence GTGCTGTCCTTCGACGAAGCTCGCCACCGCGTGTTGCTGGGAGTGGCCCCGCTCGGGACAGAGACTGTTTCGCTACGGGACGCGCTCGGCCGCGTGCTCGCGGAGACGCTGCATGCGACAGCGCCGATGCCAGCCTTCGACTACAGCGCGATGGACGGCTACGCAGTGTTTGCCGCTGACTTCGTGGGCGCGGGTCCCTGGCAGCTGTCGATCGAAGGGGAGAGTCGTACGGGTCGCATCGCGCCGGCGTTCAGCGTCGGGACCGCGTGCCGGATCTTCACCGGCGCTCCGTTGCCGGCGGGCGCAGACAGCGTGGTGATGCAGGAGAACGTCGTCTGCGAGGGAGCGCACGCGCGTTTCGTCGAACGCCCCGTGGCCGGCGCCCACGTGCGGCGAGCGGGAGAAGATCTCGCACTCGGGAGCGAGGCGCTCGAGCAAGGCACGCGGCTCGGCCCTGCGCAGATCGGGCTCGCGGCGGCGCTCGATCGCCCAGTCTTGAGCGTGTTTCGCCGACCGCGCGTCAACATCCTGTGCACCGGTGACGAGCTGCGCGCGCCGGGTGAAAACGCGAGACCGGGTAGCATTCCCGAATCGAACGGTTACGCGCTGCGCGCTCACGTCACTGCTCTGGGCGGCGATGCCGTGCTCCTGCCCTACGTGGCCGACGAGCAAGCGGCGACCGAGCGCGCGGTGCGTGAAGGGCTCGCGTCATCGGATCTCTTGCTCACCGTTGGAGGCGTCAGCGTCGGTGACCACGATCTGGTGCGCCCGGCACTCGAGGCTGCCGGCGCTGCGCTCGACTTCTGGAAGGTGAAGATCCGCCCCGGCAAACCCCTGGTGTTCGGCAGCGCCGGGGCCACGCGGATCTTGGGGTTGCCCGGCAATCCCGTCTCGGCACAAGTGACCTTCACGCTGTTCGGGGCACCGCTGGTGCGCAAGCTCAGCGGTGACCGCCGACCGTTGCCCACGCTGCGTCGCGCTCGCCTCACGACCCCAGCCCCGCAGAAGCCGGGGCGGCTCAGCTTCGTGCGCGCAACGCTGGACGGCGATCGTGTGACCCTGCTCGGGAACCAAGCTTCCGGCGCTCCCACGAGCTTCGCTTGGGCCAATTGTCTGGTGTTGATCCCGGCGGAGTCATCGGGCTTCGAAGCGGGTGAAGAGGTCGACGTGCTCGCACTCGTGGACGTGTGA
- a CDS encoding NTP transferase domain-containing protein codes for MKRPLVGIFVGGRGTRMGGVAKGLLLAPDHDETLVARLVRVAHEALADPELVLVGAAAGYQELGLESLPDEPAGIGPIGGLSALLAEAQRREAPFALALACDLPYVTASLLTRLASTAPDALAVAARQGEGWQPLCARFEPMSALAVTRGLIADGSHSLQQVVVTLKPAELALEPDDDLRDWDEPSDLPGDEPSGPLRRTGHE; via the coding sequence ATGAAGCGGCCGCTGGTCGGGATCTTCGTCGGAGGTAGAGGCACACGGATGGGGGGTGTGGCCAAGGGGCTGCTCCTGGCACCGGACCACGATGAGACCCTGGTCGCGCGGCTGGTGCGCGTCGCACACGAAGCCCTCGCCGATCCCGAGCTGGTCTTGGTTGGTGCCGCAGCCGGGTATCAGGAATTGGGCCTGGAGAGCCTGCCCGACGAGCCTGCGGGGATCGGGCCGATCGGTGGACTGTCGGCGCTGCTCGCCGAAGCGCAGCGGCGGGAAGCCCCCTTCGCGCTCGCGCTGGCCTGCGACCTGCCGTATGTGACCGCGTCGCTGCTCACGCGCTTGGCCAGCACCGCACCCGACGCGCTCGCAGTTGCTGCGCGGCAGGGTGAGGGCTGGCAGCCTCTGTGTGCGCGCTTCGAGCCGATGTCAGCGCTCGCCGTGACCCGCGGGCTGATCGCTGACGGCTCACACTCGCTGCAGCAGGTCGTGGTGACTCTGAAGCCCGCCGAGCTCGCCCTGGAACCGGACGACGACCTCCGCGATTGGGACGAACCCTCGGACCTTCCGGGGGACGAACCGTCAGGCCCGCTCCGGCGGACTGGGCATGAGTGA
- a CDS encoding serine/threonine-protein phosphatase has translation MSHEVPGFDFITASAVVTEIGKRKTLEDRFLLAPELGLFAVADGVGGHVGGEVAAELALAQVKLALEAPAARATINAYAEAPDRTLRRQVFETLRGAFARANEAIVEQTKHEPHLVGMATTLDVIWLARDHAFIAHAGDGRVYLARDTAMLQLTQDHAHGETLKAEGTVRPYQRNPMFDRLVNGLGLAENVQVDTLFVDLAPGNRLLLSSDGVHDPIGDETALAKLLRVGSVTEAARALVDAATRRGRDNSTAVVVEIGERRVQRSDADRGLSAHDLEKVCSSALLTDLKRPLVLQALAAAVEIELDAGAIVPRVVTNDLSAYIVLDGIVKVLGGRRVGTGALLFAESLVGVWVDGELPVVEEPARLLRWRGHDFEEVTGRDTALGAELYRRIAKHVARGAAQGLPPTPMPSLMPSPPERA, from the coding sequence GTGAGCCACGAGGTGCCCGGTTTCGACTTCATCACTGCGTCCGCGGTGGTGACCGAAATCGGTAAGAGGAAGACGCTGGAAGATCGCTTCCTGCTCGCACCCGAGCTGGGTCTGTTTGCCGTCGCGGATGGAGTGGGTGGGCACGTCGGCGGCGAGGTGGCCGCGGAGCTTGCGCTGGCTCAGGTCAAGCTCGCGCTCGAAGCGCCGGCCGCCAGGGCGACCATCAATGCGTACGCAGAGGCGCCGGACCGCACGTTGCGGCGCCAGGTGTTCGAGACCCTGCGAGGCGCTTTTGCTCGCGCCAACGAGGCGATCGTCGAGCAGACCAAACATGAGCCACACCTGGTCGGCATGGCCACGACGCTGGACGTGATCTGGCTGGCGCGCGATCACGCTTTCATTGCCCACGCGGGCGACGGGCGTGTGTATCTCGCGCGGGATACCGCGATGCTGCAGCTGACGCAGGACCACGCCCACGGCGAGACACTCAAGGCCGAGGGCACGGTGCGCCCCTACCAGCGCAATCCGATGTTCGATCGCCTGGTCAACGGCCTGGGGCTGGCCGAGAACGTGCAGGTCGACACGCTGTTCGTGGATCTGGCACCGGGCAATCGTCTGCTCCTGTCGTCCGACGGGGTGCACGATCCGATCGGCGATGAGACGGCGCTGGCGAAGCTCTTGCGGGTTGGCAGCGTGACCGAGGCCGCTCGCGCGCTGGTCGACGCCGCGACCCGTCGCGGGCGCGACAACTCGACGGCCGTGGTCGTCGAGATTGGCGAGCGCCGCGTCCAGCGCAGCGACGCCGACCGCGGTCTCTCGGCTCACGATCTGGAGAAGGTCTGCTCGAGCGCGCTCTTGACCGACTTGAAGCGCCCACTCGTGCTGCAGGCGCTGGCGGCGGCGGTCGAGATCGAGCTCGACGCGGGGGCCATCGTGCCGCGGGTCGTCACCAACGATCTTTCGGCGTACATCGTGCTCGATGGCATCGTGAAGGTCCTGGGCGGGCGGCGTGTGGGCACCGGCGCGCTGCTCTTCGCCGAGTCGCTGGTCGGAGTCTGGGTCGATGGCGAGCTGCCCGTGGTCGAGGAGCCGGCCCGACTGCTGCGCTGGCGAGGTCACGATTTCGAAGAGGTCACGGGTCGCGATACGGCGCTCGGCGCGGAGCTCTACCGCCGCATCGCCAAGCACGTCGCGCGCGGTGCCGCCCAGGGGCTGCCACCGACACCCATGCCATCACTCATGCCCAGTCCGCCGGAGCGGGCCTGA
- a CDS encoding molybdenum cofactor biosynthesis protein MoaE → MSLFALRGEALSVDEVTRAVQHPSAGGTALFIGTVRDENDGQRVTLLEYEAYAGMAVKEMTAIGDEIAGEIPGARLAVLHRTGRLEVGDIAVICAASAPHRGEAFRACRLLIDRIKERVPIWKREHGPDGPHWVGFRDARCSGHEDHEH, encoded by the coding sequence ATGAGCCTGTTTGCTCTACGGGGCGAGGCGCTGTCCGTCGACGAGGTCACACGCGCCGTTCAGCATCCATCGGCCGGCGGCACGGCGCTGTTCATCGGCACCGTGCGTGACGAGAACGACGGCCAGCGAGTGACGCTGCTCGAGTACGAGGCGTATGCAGGTATGGCGGTCAAAGAAATGACCGCGATCGGCGACGAGATAGCGGGCGAGATCCCCGGTGCGCGGCTGGCGGTCTTGCATCGGACCGGCCGCCTCGAGGTCGGCGACATCGCCGTCATCTGCGCGGCCAGCGCGCCGCACCGGGGCGAGGCGTTTCGCGCCTGCCGCCTGCTGATTGACCGGATCAAGGAACGCGTCCCCATCTGGAAGCGCGAGCACGGGCCGGACGGGCCTCACTGGGTCGGCTTCCGTGACGCACGCTGCAGCGGTCACGAAGATCACGAGCATTGA
- the moaC gene encoding cyclic pyranopterin monophosphate synthase MoaC — MKVYGFDEVDDGLVLLPMAARRALDIAGLRLSRSSWLSLPVTARREIVELGSEPVVDATRVAELANESSPTPEPTAPLPEPPADGPPASVVTTFGVSRPVSEAVWVSLSALDRYALAKVTNHARPERIEAVYAEIVGQSALSTHLSPAGGVRMVDVGQKTPTLRKAVAESFVSMGGEAFSRLEHATAAKGDVLATARLAGIMAAKRTSELIPLCHSIAITQVSLELDLLPEEQRVRVTASVSTLDRTGVEMEALCAASVAALTVYDMLKSYDRGMSLGPTRLLSKSGGRSGDFER, encoded by the coding sequence GTGAAGGTGTACGGTTTCGACGAGGTCGACGACGGGCTCGTATTGCTGCCAATGGCGGCCCGCCGTGCGCTCGATATCGCTGGGCTGCGCTTGTCGCGGTCGAGTTGGCTCAGCCTGCCGGTCACCGCTCGTCGCGAGATTGTGGAGCTGGGCTCGGAGCCGGTGGTCGATGCAACTCGGGTGGCAGAGCTGGCCAACGAGTCGAGCCCCACACCCGAGCCCACTGCCCCACTCCCGGAGCCCCCAGCCGACGGGCCACCCGCCAGCGTCGTGACGACGTTCGGTGTCAGTCGCCCCGTCAGCGAGGCGGTATGGGTCAGCCTCTCCGCGCTCGATCGCTACGCACTCGCCAAGGTGACGAACCACGCGCGCCCCGAGCGCATCGAGGCGGTTTACGCTGAAATCGTCGGCCAGAGCGCGCTCTCGACCCACCTGTCGCCCGCCGGCGGTGTGCGCATGGTCGACGTCGGGCAGAAGACTCCGACGCTGCGCAAGGCGGTCGCTGAGAGCTTCGTCAGCATGGGTGGCGAGGCCTTCTCACGACTCGAGCACGCGACCGCCGCCAAGGGCGACGTGCTCGCCACGGCGCGCCTGGCCGGCATCATGGCGGCCAAGCGCACCTCCGAGCTGATTCCGCTCTGTCACTCCATTGCCATCACGCAGGTGAGCCTCGAGCTCGACTTGCTCCCCGAGGAGCAGCGCGTGCGCGTCACCGCCAGTGTTTCGACGCTCGACCGCACGGGCGTCGAGATGGAAGCGCTGTGCGCCGCATCCGTCGCGGCGCTCACCGTCTACGACATGCTGAAGTCCTACGACCGGGGCATGTCCTTGGGACCAACCCGATTACTCTCCAAGTCAGGCGGCCGCTCCGGAGATTTCGAGCGATGA
- a CDS encoding DUF4403 family protein, whose translation MFRCAPVRLAVASAVLAGLATSCARSPARDLDSGALSESEQCSQRVDATPFTAAPPPALPAQRSRIGVDVRAELSALERELGRAVPVTLASEQRRPVGAPGEVSYVVRRGRFGLSLGPDRLLVNVPVEVEVEICKPLGPFCPTYGRCSPRLAAVASVPLYFDENYAVGRSRVGISLQRSCVIAGIDAAPQIKSQAAREIGNVQRRIDASMPDLRGSVAGVWELLHHPIALGRSTCLLITPDRITQSRPKLSKRTLESQLGAEGTLRIQDPCEANGSVKPAPLPPLTTREDTTRGIELRVPIRASWGDVSAGLTRSIANRGARGSQIWATKIDASAVSVDGKPAVLLRTTVAGRACGDLWFLAEPWFDSKTGRVRLRNLRAAPGTAQGTTVSALARSIEEHASVALPVDISAGPASLGALVQGFGTGLPEGVAIESEMAKATVERVHPEAEGLVALAVFAGSTTLRVQ comes from the coding sequence ATGTTCCGTTGCGCTCCCGTGCGACTGGCCGTGGCCTCGGCCGTTCTGGCCGGACTGGCGACCAGTTGCGCGCGTTCGCCGGCACGCGACCTGGACTCCGGTGCCCTCAGCGAATCGGAACAATGTTCGCAGCGTGTCGACGCCACACCCTTCACGGCCGCGCCGCCGCCTGCGCTGCCGGCGCAGCGCTCGCGCATCGGCGTGGACGTGCGCGCCGAGCTGTCTGCGCTGGAACGCGAGCTGGGCCGGGCCGTGCCGGTGACCCTCGCGAGTGAACAACGGCGGCCCGTCGGCGCGCCCGGCGAGGTCAGCTACGTCGTGCGGCGGGGTCGCTTCGGGCTCTCGCTCGGCCCGGACCGACTGCTCGTGAACGTCCCCGTCGAGGTCGAGGTGGAGATCTGTAAACCCCTTGGGCCGTTTTGCCCGACCTACGGCCGCTGCAGCCCGCGGCTCGCCGCGGTCGCGAGTGTGCCTCTCTATTTCGACGAGAACTACGCCGTGGGCAGGAGCCGCGTCGGCATCTCGCTTCAGCGTTCGTGCGTCATCGCCGGCATCGATGCGGCTCCGCAGATCAAGAGTCAGGCGGCTCGCGAGATCGGCAACGTGCAACGGCGCATCGACGCATCGATGCCGGATCTTCGTGGCAGTGTCGCCGGCGTGTGGGAGCTCTTGCATCACCCCATCGCGCTCGGCAGAAGCACTTGTTTGCTCATCACGCCAGACCGCATCACCCAGAGCCGACCGAAGCTGAGCAAACGCACGCTCGAGTCTCAGCTCGGCGCCGAGGGCACGCTGAGAATCCAGGATCCCTGTGAGGCGAACGGCAGCGTGAAGCCCGCCCCGTTGCCACCCCTCACCACCCGCGAGGACACCACGCGGGGCATCGAGCTGCGCGTGCCGATCCGTGCGAGCTGGGGCGACGTGTCTGCCGGGCTCACACGCTCGATCGCGAATCGCGGCGCAAGAGGCAGCCAGATCTGGGCCACCAAGATCGACGCAAGCGCCGTCAGCGTCGACGGGAAGCCTGCAGTCCTCTTGCGCACCACCGTCGCCGGGCGTGCTTGTGGTGACCTCTGGTTCTTGGCCGAGCCGTGGTTCGATTCGAAGACGGGTCGCGTGCGGCTGCGGAACCTCCGGGCGGCACCCGGCACTGCCCAGGGAACCACGGTCTCGGCGCTGGCAAGGAGCATCGAGGAGCACGCCTCGGTGGCGCTGCCGGTGGACATCAGCGCCGGTCCCGCTTCGCTCGGTGCCCTGGTCCAAGGCTTCGGGACGGGCTTGCCCGAGGGTGTCGCGATCGAGAGTGAGATGGCCAAAGCCACGGTCGAACGCGTACATCCGGAAGCGGAGGGCCTGGTGGCCCTGGCAGTCTTTGCGGGTAGCACCACGCTTCGGGTGCAGTGA
- the moaA gene encoding GTP 3',8-cyclase MoaA → MAPESASPLVDARGRPLTDLRLSVTDRCNFRCRYCMPKEHFGRGFKFLPRSEILSFEELTRVARAFVTLGVKKLRLTGGEPLLRSDLPELIRQLSGIGDVDLALTTNGALLAERADDLAAAGLRRVTVSLDSLDEPTFRAMTDTEFSPSTVLAGIDAAARAGLGPIKINAVIRRGQNDGEIVALARHFKGSGHIVRFIEYMDVGATNGWAMDQVVSGREIVELISRDLPLEPASPSQPGEVAKRWRYVDGDGEIGVITSVTQPFCGACSRARLSAKGTVYTCLFATTGTDLRGPLRSGCDDAALAEHIRGVWAARTDRYSELRSESSRAVRRIEMSYIGG, encoded by the coding sequence ATGGCGCCGGAGTCCGCTTCCCCTCTCGTCGATGCGCGCGGTCGCCCGCTGACGGATCTGCGCTTGAGCGTGACGGACCGCTGCAACTTTCGCTGTCGTTATTGCATGCCGAAGGAGCACTTCGGGCGGGGCTTCAAGTTCCTTCCGCGCTCGGAGATCCTGAGCTTCGAGGAGCTCACCCGCGTCGCGCGAGCGTTCGTGACGCTCGGCGTGAAGAAACTCCGTCTGACCGGCGGCGAACCGCTGCTGCGCTCCGACTTGCCCGAGCTCATTCGACAACTCTCCGGCATCGGCGACGTCGATCTGGCGCTGACCACCAATGGCGCGTTGCTCGCCGAGCGAGCCGACGACCTCGCCGCCGCCGGCCTTCGGCGTGTCACGGTGAGCCTCGACTCGCTCGACGAGCCGACCTTTCGGGCCATGACCGACACGGAGTTTTCACCGAGCACGGTGCTCGCCGGAATCGACGCGGCAGCGCGCGCGGGCCTCGGGCCGATCAAGATCAACGCGGTGATCCGCCGCGGTCAGAACGACGGCGAAATCGTGGCGCTGGCCCGCCACTTCAAGGGCAGCGGCCACATCGTGCGTTTCATCGAGTACATGGACGTCGGGGCCACCAATGGCTGGGCCATGGACCAGGTCGTCAGTGGTCGCGAGATCGTCGAGCTCATCTCGCGCGATTTGCCCCTCGAGCCAGCAAGCCCCAGCCAGCCCGGCGAGGTCGCCAAGCGCTGGCGATACGTGGACGGAGACGGTGAGATTGGGGTGATCACCAGCGTGACGCAGCCGTTCTGTGGGGCCTGTTCCCGGGCTCGGCTCAGCGCAAAAGGCACCGTCTATACCTGTTTGTTCGCGACCACCGGCACGGATCTGCGCGGGCCGTTGCGCAGTGGCTGCGACGACGCTGCGCTCGCGGAGCACATCCGCGGGGTCTGGGCCGCGAGGACCGACCGCTACTCGGAGCTTCGCTCGGAGAGCTCCCGCGCCGTTCGACGCATCGAGATGAGCTACATCGGCGGCTGA
- a CDS encoding MBL fold metallo-hydrolase, with protein MKKLHRPDLFSWSCFDEARNIDFNSLLWVRPAGNVVVDPLPLSAHDRAHLLELGGAALIIVTNSDHVREALAVAELTNAEIAGPGAEREKFPIPCGRWLVAGDEPVPGMKVLELHGSKTPGELALLIGEHSLVTGDLVRAHQAGSLCLLPDAKLGNRAHALESLRGLLDHTQLEAVLVGDGWPIFRDGHRALRELAASVVA; from the coding sequence CGTCCAGATCTCTTTTCGTGGTCGTGTTTCGACGAGGCGCGCAACATCGACTTCAACAGTCTGCTCTGGGTGCGCCCCGCTGGGAACGTGGTCGTCGATCCACTCCCGCTCTCGGCCCATGATCGCGCACATTTGCTGGAGCTGGGCGGGGCGGCGCTGATCATCGTCACCAACTCGGACCACGTGAGGGAGGCGCTCGCGGTCGCGGAGCTGACCAATGCCGAGATCGCCGGGCCCGGGGCCGAGCGGGAGAAGTTCCCGATTCCGTGCGGGCGCTGGCTCGTCGCGGGGGACGAGCCCGTACCCGGAATGAAGGTGCTCGAGCTGCACGGTTCGAAGACCCCGGGGGAGCTCGCGCTCTTGATCGGTGAGCACAGCCTGGTGACCGGGGATCTGGTGCGCGCGCATCAGGCGGGCTCCCTGTGCTTGCTGCCGGATGCCAAGCTGGGAAATCGCGCTCACGCCCTCGAGTCGCTGCGAGGGCTGCTCGACCACACCCAGCTGGAGGCCGTTCTGGTCGGGGACGGCTGGCCGATCTTTCGCGATGGGCACCGGGCGCTCCGGGAGCTCGCCGCTTCCGTGGTGGCCTGA